One window from the genome of Streptomyces sp. NBC_01476 encodes:
- a CDS encoding ABC transporter permease translates to MGRYVVRRLLQMVPVFIGTTFLIFVMVYALGDPVAAMFGDKAPDPATAAQLRHQMYLDHSLPAQYIHYMRQIFTGNFGKAATGQPVTELMGIAFPVTFRLTLVAFAIEAVVGVALGLLAGLRRGRIADTGVLAFTLLVVSIPTFVTGYLLQYFVGVKWHIANPSVAEGAPIGDLIMPGVVLAGVSLAYVARLTRTSVAENSRADYVRTAIAKGLPKRRVVTVHLLRNSLIPVVTFLGTDIGGLMAGAVVTERIFNVHGVGYQLYQGILRNNPPTVVGFVTILVIVFLAANLLVDLLYAVLDPRIRYA, encoded by the coding sequence ATGGGGCGCTACGTCGTACGACGACTGCTCCAGATGGTGCCGGTCTTCATCGGCACCACTTTTTTGATCTTCGTCATGGTCTACGCGCTCGGCGACCCGGTGGCCGCCATGTTCGGCGACAAGGCGCCCGATCCCGCCACGGCCGCCCAGCTCCGGCACCAGATGTATCTGGACCACTCGCTGCCGGCCCAGTACATCCACTACATGCGGCAGATCTTCACCGGGAACTTCGGCAAGGCGGCCACCGGCCAGCCGGTGACCGAACTGATGGGCATCGCCTTCCCGGTGACCTTCCGGCTGACCCTGGTCGCGTTCGCCATCGAGGCGGTCGTCGGGGTGGCGCTCGGTCTGCTGGCCGGCCTGCGCCGCGGCCGGATCGCCGACACCGGCGTGCTGGCGTTCACCTTGCTGGTGGTCTCCATCCCGACCTTCGTCACCGGCTACCTGCTGCAGTACTTCGTCGGCGTGAAGTGGCACATAGCCAACCCGTCGGTGGCCGAGGGCGCCCCGATCGGCGACCTGATCATGCCCGGCGTGGTGCTCGCCGGGGTGTCGCTCGCCTACGTGGCCCGGCTGACCCGTACCTCGGTCGCCGAGAACTCCCGCGCCGACTACGTCCGTACCGCCATCGCCAAGGGCCTGCCCAAGCGCCGGGTGGTCACCGTGCACCTGCTGCGCAACTCGCTGATACCCGTGGTGACCTTCCTCGGCACCGACATCGGCGGCCTGATGGCCGGCGCCGTCGTCACCGAGCGGATCTTCAATGTGCACGGTGTCGGCTACCAGCTCTACCAGGGCATCCTGCGCAACAACCCGCCGACCGTGGTCGGCTTCGTGACGATCCTGGTGATCGTCTTCCTCGCCGCCAACCTGCTCGTCGACCTGCTCTACGCGGTCCTGGACCCGAGGATCCGGTATGCCTGA
- a CDS encoding ABC transporter permease, producing the protein MPETTNTAVLEDGTPTTADGLPVPGEQRDRPRSLWNDAWHDLSRKPMFYVSGLLILFLIVISVWPGLIASGDPLSCNLANSQNGPTGGHPFGFDQQGCDVYTRTVFGARASVSVGIFSTVGVAVLGSVLGGLAGYFGGWWDAILSRISDIFFGIPILLGGVVFLSVVKGGTVTTVSTFMVLLGWPQIARIARGAVITAKQQDYVQAARALGAGHSRMLLRHIAPNALAPIIVVATIALGTYISLEATLSFLGVGLKPPAVSWGIDISAASDQIRNAPHMLLFPAGALSITVLAFIMLGDAVRDALDPKLR; encoded by the coding sequence ATGCCTGAGACCACCAACACCGCGGTCCTGGAGGACGGCACCCCCACCACCGCGGACGGCCTGCCCGTCCCCGGCGAGCAGCGCGACCGGCCCCGCAGCCTGTGGAACGACGCCTGGCACGACCTGAGCCGCAAGCCGATGTTCTACGTCTCCGGCCTGCTGATCCTCTTCCTGATCGTCATCTCGGTCTGGCCGGGCCTGATCGCCAGTGGCGACCCGCTCTCCTGCAACCTGGCGAACTCGCAGAACGGCCCCACCGGCGGCCACCCCTTCGGCTTCGACCAGCAGGGCTGCGACGTCTACACCCGGACCGTCTTCGGTGCCCGCGCGTCGGTGTCGGTCGGCATCTTCTCCACCGTGGGCGTCGCCGTCCTCGGCTCGGTCCTCGGCGGCCTGGCCGGCTACTTCGGCGGCTGGTGGGACGCGATCCTCTCCCGGATCAGCGACATCTTCTTCGGCATCCCGATCCTGCTCGGCGGCGTGGTCTTCCTCTCCGTCGTCAAGGGCGGCACGGTGACCACCGTCTCCACCTTCATGGTGCTGCTCGGCTGGCCGCAGATCGCCCGGATCGCCCGCGGCGCGGTGATCACCGCCAAGCAGCAGGACTATGTGCAGGCCGCCCGGGCACTGGGCGCCGGCCACTCCCGGATGCTGCTGCGGCACATCGCACCCAACGCGCTCGCCCCGATCATCGTGGTGGCGACCATCGCGCTGGGCACGTACATCTCGCTGGAGGCGACCTTGTCGTTCCTCGGCGTCGGTCTCAAGCCGCCGGCCGTCTCCTGGGGCATCGACATCTCCGCCGCCTCCGACCAGATCCGCAACGCCCCGCACATGCTGCTCTTCCCCGCCGGGGCGCTGAGCATCACCGTGCTGGCGTTCATCATGCTCGGCGACGCGGTACGCGACGCCCTCGACCCCAAGCTGCGCTAG
- a CDS encoding ABC transporter ATP-binding protein, translating into MTVIDETAGAQAPATRTAPLLEVRDLHVEFHTRDGVARAVNGVNYSVGAGETLAVLGESGSGKSVTAQAIMGILDMPPGKIPQGEILFHGQDMLKMSPEQRRKIRGRKIAMIFQDALSSLNPVLSVGYQLGEMFRVHQGLSRKAAKAKAIELMDRVRIPAAHERVGDYPHQFSGGMRQRIMIAMALALEPELIIADEPTTALDVTVQAQVMDLLAELQREYNMGLILITHDLGVVADVADKIAVMYAGRIVENAPVHQIYSKPAHPYTKGLLQSIPRLDQKGQELYAIKGLPPNLLHVPSGCAFNPRCPMAQDICRTEVPVLHTVGPERGSACHFWKETLGE; encoded by the coding sequence TTGACGGTCATCGATGAGACCGCGGGCGCCCAGGCGCCCGCCACCCGCACCGCTCCGCTGCTGGAGGTACGGGACCTGCATGTCGAGTTCCACACCCGGGACGGGGTGGCCCGCGCCGTCAACGGTGTGAACTACTCCGTCGGCGCCGGTGAGACGCTGGCGGTGCTCGGCGAGTCCGGCTCCGGCAAGTCGGTCACCGCCCAGGCGATCATGGGCATCCTCGACATGCCGCCGGGGAAGATCCCGCAGGGCGAGATCCTCTTCCACGGCCAGGACATGCTGAAGATGTCCCCCGAGCAGCGGCGGAAGATCCGCGGCCGGAAGATCGCCATGATCTTCCAGGACGCGCTCTCCTCGCTGAACCCGGTGCTCTCGGTCGGCTACCAGCTCGGCGAGATGTTCCGGGTCCACCAGGGCCTGTCCCGCAAGGCCGCCAAGGCCAAGGCGATCGAGCTGATGGACCGGGTACGGATCCCGGCCGCGCACGAGCGGGTCGGCGACTACCCGCACCAGTTCTCCGGCGGTATGCGCCAGCGCATCATGATCGCGATGGCGCTCGCCCTGGAGCCGGAGCTGATCATCGCCGACGAGCCGACCACCGCGCTCGATGTGACGGTGCAGGCCCAGGTGATGGACCTGCTCGCCGAACTCCAGCGCGAGTACAACATGGGCCTGATCCTGATCACCCACGACCTGGGCGTGGTCGCGGACGTCGCCGACAAGATCGCGGTGATGTACGCGGGCCGGATCGTGGAGAACGCCCCCGTGCACCAGATCTACAGCAAGCCCGCGCACCCGTACACCAAGGGTCTGCTCCAGTCGATCCCGCGGCTGGACCAGAAGGGCCAGGAGCTCTACGCGATCAAGGGCCTGCCGCCCAACCTGCTGCACGTCCCCTCGGGCTGCGCCTTCAACCCGCGCTGCCCGATGGCGCAGGACATCTGCCGTACCGAGGTGCCCGTCCTGCACACCGTGGGACCCGAGCGCGGCAGCGCCTGCCACTTCTGGAAGGAGACCCTCGGTGAATGA
- a CDS encoding ABC transporter ATP-binding protein, producing the protein MNEPILQVRNLVKHFPLSQGILFKKQIGAVKAVDGISFDLYRGETLGIVGESGCGKSTVAKLLMNLEQATSGEVFYKGQDITKLSGKALKAVRRNIQMVFQDPYTSLNPRMTVGDIIGEPFDIHPEVAPKGDRRQRVQELLDVVGLNPEYINRYPHQFSGGQRQRIGIARGLALNPEIIICDEPVSALDVSVQAQVINLMEKLQDEFGLSYIFIAHDLSIVRHISDRVGVMYLGRMAEIGSDEEIYEHPTHPYTQALLSAVPVPDPEAREHRERIILSGDVPSPANPPSGCRFRTRCWKAQERCAQETPLLAVPAVFAGQDTPAAHESACHFATEKDVVGAVDAA; encoded by the coding sequence GTGAATGAGCCCATCCTTCAGGTACGCAACCTGGTCAAGCACTTCCCGCTGAGCCAGGGCATCCTGTTCAAGAAGCAGATCGGCGCCGTGAAGGCGGTCGACGGCATCTCCTTCGACCTCTACCGGGGCGAGACGCTGGGCATCGTCGGCGAGTCCGGCTGCGGCAAGTCGACCGTCGCCAAGCTGCTGATGAACCTGGAGCAGGCCACCTCGGGCGAGGTGTTCTACAAGGGCCAGGACATCACCAAGCTCAGCGGCAAGGCGCTCAAGGCGGTCCGCCGCAACATCCAGATGGTCTTCCAGGACCCCTACACCTCCCTCAACCCGCGGATGACGGTCGGCGACATCATCGGGGAGCCGTTCGACATCCACCCGGAGGTGGCGCCCAAGGGCGACCGCAGGCAGCGGGTGCAGGAGCTGCTGGACGTGGTCGGGCTCAACCCCGAGTACATCAACCGGTACCCGCACCAGTTCTCCGGCGGCCAGCGGCAGCGCATCGGCATCGCCCGCGGCCTGGCGCTCAACCCGGAGATCATCATCTGCGACGAGCCGGTCTCCGCGCTGGACGTCTCGGTGCAGGCGCAGGTCATCAACCTGATGGAGAAGCTGCAGGACGAGTTCGGCCTGTCGTACATCTTCATCGCGCACGACCTGTCGATCGTCCGGCACATCTCCGACCGGGTCGGTGTGATGTACCTGGGGCGGATGGCGGAGATCGGCTCCGACGAGGAGATCTACGAGCACCCGACCCACCCGTACACCCAGGCGCTGCTCTCCGCGGTGCCGGTGCCGGACCCCGAGGCGCGGGAGCACCGCGAGCGGATCATCCTCTCCGGGGACGTGCCCTCGCCTGCCAATCCGCCGTCGGGCTGCCGTTTCCGCACCCGCTGCTGGAAGGCGCAGGAGCGGTGTGCGCAGGAGACGCCGCTGCTGGCGGTCCCCGCGGTCTTCGCCGGGCAGGACACCCCGGCCGCGCACGAGTCGGCGTGCCACTTCGCCACCGAGAAGGATGTGGTGGGCGCGGTGGACGCGGCCTGA
- a CDS encoding peptide ABC transporter substrate-binding protein, protein MRGATRVKWAVGVMAVALTAAACGGGSDNGGGGGSGSSSGGIVRASWGDPQNPLEPANTNEVQGGKVLDMIFRGLKKYDPKTAKAENMIADSITSTDSQNFDIKLKSGWTFSNGEPVNADSFINAWNYDALLKNAQLNASFFNYIDGYEQVHPDNPGAKSTATTLSGLQKVSDLEFKVRLNQKFSLWPDTLGYSAFYPLPKAFFDNHAAWLRKPIGNGPYTISSYTKGSLMSLRKWDGYKGPDPAQNNGVDLRVYTDNNTAYTDLQAGNIDLVDDIPAAQLTNVKSDLGSRYINEPAGIIQTIAFPLYNARWSSANSAKVRQGLSMAINRKQITDQIFQQTRTPASDWTSPVLGTAGGFKEGLCGDECTYNPAKAKQMIQQGGGLPGGSITIGYNADTGSHKEWVDAVCNSINNALGNNKACVGAPTGTFADFRNKITNKQLNNPFRSGWQMDYPLIQDFLQPLYFTNASSNDSHYSNANFDKLVNEANAETNSSNAVGKFQDAERQLVTDMPAIPLWYQNGSAGYSSNLSNVLLNPFSVPVYNEIKVK, encoded by the coding sequence ATGCGCGGAGCCACGCGCGTGAAGTGGGCCGTCGGTGTGATGGCCGTCGCCCTGACGGCCGCTGCCTGCGGCGGCGGCAGTGACAACGGCGGCGGTGGTGGCAGCGGCAGCAGCAGCGGCGGCATCGTCCGCGCCTCCTGGGGCGACCCGCAGAACCCGCTGGAGCCGGCGAACACCAATGAGGTCCAGGGCGGCAAGGTCCTCGACATGATCTTCCGGGGTCTGAAGAAGTACGACCCGAAGACGGCCAAGGCCGAGAACATGATCGCGGACTCGATCACCAGCACCGACTCGCAGAACTTCGACATCAAGCTCAAGTCGGGCTGGACCTTCAGCAACGGCGAGCCGGTCAACGCCGACTCCTTCATCAACGCCTGGAACTACGACGCGCTGCTGAAGAACGCGCAGCTCAACGCCTCCTTCTTCAACTACATCGACGGTTACGAGCAGGTCCACCCGGACAACCCCGGCGCCAAGTCGACCGCCACCACGCTCTCCGGGCTGCAGAAGGTCTCCGACCTGGAGTTCAAGGTCCGGCTCAACCAGAAGTTCTCGCTGTGGCCGGACACCCTGGGCTACTCGGCCTTCTACCCGCTGCCGAAAGCGTTCTTCGACAACCACGCCGCCTGGCTGCGCAAGCCGATCGGCAACGGCCCGTACACCATCTCCTCCTACACCAAGGGCTCGCTGATGAGCCTGCGCAAGTGGGACGGCTACAAGGGACCCGACCCGGCCCAGAACAACGGCGTGGACCTGCGGGTGTACACCGACAACAACACCGCGTACACCGACCTGCAGGCCGGCAACATCGACCTGGTCGACGACATCCCGGCCGCGCAGCTGACGAACGTCAAGAGCGACCTCGGCAGCCGCTACATCAACGAGCCGGCCGGCATCATCCAGACCATCGCCTTCCCGCTGTACAACGCGCGCTGGTCGTCGGCGAACTCCGCGAAGGTCCGGCAGGGCCTGTCGATGGCGATCAACCGCAAGCAGATCACCGACCAGATCTTCCAGCAGACCCGCACCCCGGCCTCCGACTGGACCTCCCCGGTGCTCGGCACCGCGGGCGGCTTCAAGGAGGGGCTGTGCGGTGACGAGTGCACGTACAACCCGGCCAAGGCCAAGCAGATGATCCAGCAGGGCGGCGGGCTGCCGGGCGGCAGCATCACCATCGGCTACAACGCCGACACCGGCTCCCACAAGGAGTGGGTGGACGCGGTCTGCAACAGCATCAACAACGCGCTGGGCAACAACAAGGCGTGCGTCGGCGCCCCCACCGGCACCTTCGCCGACTTCCGGAACAAGATCACCAACAAGCAGTTGAACAACCCGTTCCGGTCCGGCTGGCAGATGGACTACCCGCTGATCCAGGACTTCCTGCAGCCGCTGTACTTCACCAACGCCTCGTCGAACGACTCGCACTACAGCAACGCCAACTTCGACAAGCTGGTGAACGAGGCCAACGCCGAGACCAACTCCTCCAACGCCGTCGGCAAGTTCCAGGACGCCGAACGGCAGCTGGTCACCGACATGCCGGCCATCCCGCTGTGGTACCAGAACGGCAGCGCCGGCTACTCCTCGAACCTCAGCAACGTCCTCCTCAACCCGTTCAGCGTCCCGGTCTACAACGAGATCAAGGTCAAGTGA
- a CDS encoding ABC transporter permease has product MGRYVIRRLLQMIPVFIGSTFLIFVMVYALGDPVAALFGDHAPDPATAAQIRHDLYLDHSLPAQYIHYMKNIFTGNFGEAFSGQSVTSLMGSAFPVTIRLTIVAILFEIIIGIILGVITGMKRGKPVDTGVLLLTLVVISVPTFVTGYVLQYLFGVQLKWVASSVSPSAPFNELILPGLVLALVSLAYVTRLTRTSIAENTRADYVRTAVAKGLPRRQVIVRHLLRNSLIPVVTFIGTDIGALMGGAIVTERIFNIHGVGYQLYQGILRNNAPTVVGFVTILVLVFLVANLLVDLLYAVLDPRIRYA; this is encoded by the coding sequence ATGGGACGCTATGTGATCCGGCGGCTGCTCCAGATGATCCCGGTCTTCATCGGCAGCACCTTCCTGATCTTCGTGATGGTCTACGCGCTCGGCGACCCGGTGGCCGCACTCTTCGGTGACCACGCGCCCGACCCGGCCACCGCCGCCCAGATCAGGCACGATCTCTACCTCGACCACTCGCTGCCGGCCCAGTACATCCACTACATGAAGAACATCTTCACCGGGAACTTCGGTGAGGCGTTCAGCGGCCAGTCCGTCACCTCGCTGATGGGCAGCGCGTTCCCGGTCACCATCCGGCTGACCATCGTGGCGATCCTCTTCGAGATCATCATCGGCATCATCCTCGGCGTGATCACCGGGATGAAGCGCGGCAAGCCGGTCGACACCGGGGTGCTGCTGCTCACCCTGGTCGTCATCTCGGTGCCGACCTTCGTCACCGGCTACGTGCTCCAGTACCTCTTCGGCGTCCAGCTCAAATGGGTCGCCTCGTCGGTCTCGCCCAGCGCCCCCTTCAACGAGCTGATCCTGCCCGGCCTGGTCCTCGCCCTGGTCTCGCTCGCCTACGTCACCCGGCTGACGCGTACCTCCATCGCCGAGAACACCCGGGCCGACTACGTCCGCACCGCCGTCGCCAAGGGCCTGCCACGCCGCCAGGTGATCGTCCGTCACCTGCTGCGCAACTCACTGATCCCGGTGGTGACCTTCATCGGCACCGACATCGGCGCCCTCATGGGCGGGGCCATCGTCACCGAGCGGATCTTCAACATCCACGGTGTCGGCTACCAGCTCTACCAGGGCATCCTGCGGAACAACGCACCGACCGTGGTCGGCTTCGTGACCATCCTGGTGCTGGTCTTCCTGGTGGCGAACCTGCTCGTCGACCTGCTCTACGCGGTCCTGGACCCGAGGATCCGGTATGCCTGA
- a CDS encoding ABC transporter permease has translation MPEPSNPFEHDQSVAPGGFGSGMDLAADEAGTLEKKPGHGAGEPTGKPRSLWSDAWRDLRRNPVFIISALIILFLVVISIWPGLIASGDPLQADLSKSQAGSEPGHPFGFDLQGRDVYTRVVYGARASVEVGVCATAGVVLLGSVLGGLAGFFGGWWDAILSRISDVFFGIPVILGGLVFLSVVTNSTVWPVVGFMILLGWPQIARIARGSVITARNNDYVQAARALGAGNSRMLLRHITPNAVAPVIVVGTIALGTYIALEATLSYLGVGLKPPTVSWGIDISDASSQIRNAPHMLLWPAGALSVTVLAFIMLGDAVRDALDPKLR, from the coding sequence ATGCCTGAACCGAGCAACCCGTTCGAGCACGACCAGTCCGTCGCCCCCGGCGGCTTCGGCAGCGGCATGGACCTGGCCGCCGACGAGGCCGGGACGCTGGAGAAGAAGCCGGGGCACGGCGCCGGGGAGCCGACGGGCAAGCCGCGCAGCCTGTGGTCCGACGCCTGGCGGGACCTGCGGCGCAACCCGGTCTTCATCATCTCCGCGCTGATCATCCTCTTCCTGGTGGTCATCTCGATCTGGCCCGGCCTGATCGCCAGCGGCGACCCGCTCCAGGCCGACCTCTCCAAGTCCCAGGCGGGCTCGGAGCCCGGCCACCCCTTCGGCTTCGACCTGCAGGGCCGGGACGTCTACACCCGGGTGGTGTACGGCGCCCGTGCCTCGGTCGAGGTCGGCGTCTGCGCCACCGCGGGCGTGGTGCTGCTCGGCAGTGTGCTCGGCGGCCTGGCCGGCTTCTTCGGCGGCTGGTGGGACGCGATCCTCTCCCGGATCAGCGACGTCTTCTTCGGCATCCCGGTCATCCTCGGCGGCCTGGTCTTCCTCTCCGTGGTCACCAACAGCACGGTCTGGCCGGTGGTCGGCTTCATGATCCTGCTCGGCTGGCCGCAGATCGCCCGGATCGCCCGCGGCTCGGTGATCACCGCCCGGAACAACGACTACGTGCAGGCCGCGCGGGCGCTCGGCGCCGGCAACTCCCGGATGCTGCTGCGGCACATCACCCCGAACGCGGTCGCCCCGGTGATCGTCGTCGGCACCATCGCGCTCGGCACCTACATCGCCCTGGAAGCCACGCTCTCCTACCTGGGCGTCGGCCTCAAACCGCCCACCGTCTCCTGGGGGATCGACATCTCCGACGCCTCCAGCCAGATCCGCAACGCCCCGCACATGCTGCTGTGGCCGGCGGGCGCGCTGAGCGTCACCGTGCTGGCGTTCATCATGCTCGGCGACGCGGTACGCGACGCCCTCGACCCCAAGCTGCGCTGA
- a CDS encoding ABC transporter ATP-binding protein, translating into MSPDPAEPAASKGGPLLDVRDLHVEFRTREGVAKAVNGVNYAVDAGETLAVLGESGSGKSVTAQAIMGILDSPPGFITGGEVVFQGQDLLKLGNEPRRRIRGARMAMVFQDALSSLNPVLSVGDQLGEMFRVHRGMSRKDARAKAVELMERVRIPAAEERVKQYPHQFSGGMRQRVMIAMAIALEPELIIADEPTTALDVTVQAQVMDLLAELQHEFNMGLILITHDLGVVADVADKIAVMYAGRIVESSPVHDIYRAPAHPYTKGLLRSIPRLDQKGSELYAIQGLPPNLLHIPPGCAFHPRCPIARAVCRTDIPPLYRVSETRASACHFWKETLDDDSPAADGT; encoded by the coding sequence ATGAGCCCGGACCCCGCGGAGCCCGCCGCGTCCAAGGGCGGCCCGCTGCTCGACGTACGGGACCTGCACGTCGAATTCCGCACCCGGGAGGGCGTGGCCAAGGCCGTCAACGGCGTCAACTACGCGGTGGACGCCGGTGAGACGCTGGCGGTGCTCGGCGAGTCCGGCTCCGGCAAGTCGGTCACCGCCCAGGCGATCATGGGCATCCTCGACTCCCCGCCCGGCTTCATCACCGGCGGCGAGGTGGTCTTCCAGGGGCAGGACCTGCTGAAGCTCGGCAACGAGCCGCGCCGCAGGATCCGCGGTGCCCGGATGGCGATGGTCTTCCAGGACGCGCTCTCCTCGCTCAACCCGGTGCTGTCGGTCGGCGACCAGCTGGGCGAGATGTTCCGGGTGCACCGGGGCATGTCCCGCAAGGACGCCAGGGCCAAGGCGGTCGAACTGATGGAGCGGGTGCGCATCCCGGCCGCCGAGGAGCGGGTCAAGCAGTACCCGCACCAGTTCTCCGGCGGTATGCGGCAGCGGGTGATGATCGCGATGGCGATCGCGCTGGAACCCGAGCTGATCATCGCCGACGAGCCGACCACCGCGCTCGATGTGACGGTGCAGGCCCAGGTGATGGACCTGCTCGCGGAGCTGCAGCACGAGTTCAACATGGGCCTGATCCTGATCACCCACGACCTGGGGGTGGTGGCCGACGTCGCCGACAAGATCGCGGTGATGTACGCGGGCCGGATCGTGGAGAGTTCGCCGGTGCACGACATCTACCGGGCCCCGGCCCACCCGTACACCAAGGGCCTGCTGCGGTCGATCCCGCGGCTGGACCAGAAGGGCAGTGAGCTGTACGCGATCCAGGGTCTGCCGCCCAACCTGCTGCACATCCCGCCCGGCTGCGCCTTCCACCCGCGGTGCCCGATCGCGCGGGCCGTGTGCCGCACGGACATCCCGCCGCTGTACCGGGTGAGCGAGACCCGGGCGAGCGCCTGCCACTTCTGGAAGGAGACCCTCGATGACGACAGCCCCGCGGCCGACGGCACCTGA
- a CDS encoding ABC transporter ATP-binding protein — MTTAPRPTAPEPAPTKPAGREPILQVRGLVKHFPLTRGILFKRQIGAVKAVDGVSFDLYAGETLGIVGESGCGKSTVARLLMNLETATAGEVIYKGQDITKLSGKALKAVRRNIQMVFQDPYTSLNPRMTVGDIIGEPYEIHPEVAPKGDRRRRVEELLDVVGLNPEYINRYPHQFSGGQRQRIGIARGLALRPEVIVADEPVSALDVSVQAQVINLMERLQDEFDLSYMFIAHDLSIVRHISDRVGVMYLGKIVEIGPDEAIYEHPTHPYTQALLSAVPVPNPDAREQRERIILTGDVPSPANPPSGCHFRTRCWKAQERCAVEEPLLAVPEWFKKEGGPAAHPSACHFAEEKQIVEPEE; from the coding sequence ATGACGACAGCCCCGCGGCCGACGGCACCTGAACCCGCCCCCACCAAGCCTGCCGGCCGGGAGCCGATCCTCCAGGTCCGCGGCCTGGTCAAGCACTTCCCGCTGACCCGGGGCATCCTGTTCAAGCGGCAGATCGGCGCGGTGAAGGCGGTCGACGGGGTCTCCTTCGACCTGTACGCGGGCGAGACGCTGGGCATCGTCGGTGAGTCGGGCTGCGGCAAGTCCACGGTGGCGCGGCTGCTGATGAACCTGGAGACAGCGACGGCCGGTGAGGTCATCTACAAGGGCCAGGACATCACCAAGCTCAGCGGCAAGGCGCTCAAGGCGGTCCGCCGCAACATCCAGATGGTCTTCCAGGACCCGTACACCTCGCTCAACCCGCGGATGACGGTGGGCGACATCATCGGGGAGCCGTACGAGATCCATCCGGAGGTGGCGCCCAAGGGCGACCGGCGGCGCCGGGTGGAGGAGCTGCTGGACGTGGTCGGGCTCAACCCCGAGTACATCAACCGGTATCCGCACCAGTTCTCCGGCGGTCAGCGGCAGCGCATCGGCATCGCCCGCGGGCTGGCGCTGCGGCCCGAGGTGATCGTCGCCGACGAGCCGGTCTCGGCGCTGGACGTCTCGGTGCAGGCGCAGGTCATCAACCTGATGGAGCGATTGCAGGACGAGTTCGACCTCTCCTACATGTTCATCGCGCACGACCTGTCGATCGTCCGGCACATCTCCGACCGGGTCGGCGTGATGTACCTCGGCAAGATCGTGGAGATCGGGCCGGACGAGGCGATCTACGAGCACCCGACCCACCCGTACACCCAGGCGCTGCTCTCCGCGGTGCCGGTGCCGAACCCGGACGCCCGTGAGCAGCGGGAACGCATCATCCTCACCGGGGACGTGCCCTCACCGGCCAACCCGCCGTCCGGCTGCCACTTCCGCACCCGCTGCTGGAAGGCGCAGGAGCGGTGCGCGGTGGAGGAGCCGCTGCTGGCGGTCCCGGAGTGGTTCAAGAAGGAGGGCGGGCCCGCCGCGCATCCGTCGGCGTGCCACTTCGCGGAGGAGAAGCAGATCGTCGAGCCGGAGGAGTGA
- a CDS encoding ABC transporter permease, whose amino-acid sequence MNTLIRLEIVRTLRNRKFMFFSLLYPAFLFVVITAGADKNTRLDGSDVTFVSYYMVGMAAFGALTAVLMGNAERIAREREKGWVRQLRLTALPGRGYVVAKIASAATVSLPSIVVVLVLGAAVKGVRLDAWQWVGIAFATWAGSLVFAALGVAIGYVATADVARPISMLFYFGLALLGGLWIPITTYPQWLQDLAGYLPGRPYVALGQSIEFGDAPHAKDVTVLVVYLLLFAGAAAWLYRKDTRRG is encoded by the coding sequence ATGAACACGCTGATCCGGCTGGAGATCGTCCGCACCCTGCGGAACCGCAAGTTCATGTTCTTCTCGCTGCTGTACCCGGCGTTCCTCTTCGTGGTCATCACCGCGGGCGCGGACAAGAACACCAGGCTCGACGGCTCGGACGTCACGTTCGTCTCGTACTACATGGTCGGGATGGCCGCGTTCGGTGCGCTGACCGCCGTGCTGATGGGCAACGCGGAACGCATCGCCCGCGAGCGGGAGAAGGGCTGGGTGCGGCAGCTGCGGCTGACCGCACTGCCCGGCCGCGGCTACGTCGTGGCGAAGATCGCCTCGGCGGCCACCGTGAGCCTGCCGTCCATCGTGGTCGTACTGGTGCTGGGCGCGGCCGTGAAGGGCGTACGGCTCGACGCGTGGCAGTGGGTGGGGATCGCCTTCGCCACCTGGGCGGGCAGCCTGGTCTTCGCCGCGCTGGGCGTGGCGATCGGTTACGTGGCCACCGCGGACGTGGCCCGGCCGATCTCGATGCTCTTCTACTTCGGCCTCGCCCTGCTGGGCGGCCTGTGGATCCCGATCACCACGTACCCGCAGTGGCTGCAGGATCTGGCGGGTTATCTGCCGGGCCGGCCGTATGTGGCGCTCGGCCAGTCGATCGAGTTCGGCGACGCGCCGCACGCCAAGGACGTGACCGTCCTCGTCGTCTACCTGCTGCTCTTCGCGGGGGCGGCGGCCTGGCTCTACCGCAAGGACACGAGGAGGGGGTGA